One Pieris rapae chromosome 7, ilPieRapa1.1, whole genome shotgun sequence genomic window carries:
- the LOC110996991 gene encoding facilitated trehalose transporter Tret1-like: MEFLTCDSDVSIVPSWMPLLRQSFICSGVVTFYFIHGLFVGAPTVFIPQLKKEHNSTDSIDLSMESWLSSALFYSSIPWAVIIPIFAYYFGRKKTEIILCFDTLISSVILYYSTSPSQIIVSQIIIGMLPAGHLTISLMVLTEYFSPRYRGIFMTVKSATVFWGIWMSNAIGTYFHWNNIAILSLVCSTYTLSTILWTESPYWLASKGRFRECVETHRWLKGTDAESEEELKRLIDYHKSQFNSCDKSPILMLKPMFNAITETRFYKPLLIASLTICLYQISGKFAFSIYAIRILKDITVSEWTAYNGMLILDGITILGMYVGSSFSKFLKRRTMILFASSLGAAFLLLLSVYLYLIEFGILSENKFVSIFLLASYSVSMSCGPMIMSLCICGELSPLQNRSLFFCVLCIIFNSLMAVTIKLSPYLFKSVGLSGSFLFYGIGSYAVIGLLYKYLPETKDKTILEVQKYFEGNVCIKEENEVMLTERRLVETHPVTK; encoded by the exons atgGAATTTTTAACTTGTGACAGTGATGTTTCTATTGTACCTTCCTGGATGCCCTTACTCAGACAG AGTTTTATATGCAGTGGTGTTGTAACATTTTACTTCATCCATGGTCTTTTTGTGGGTGCCCCAACTGTTTTTATCCCGCAACTCAAAAAGGAACACAATTCTACAGATTCTATAGATTTGTCTATGGAATCTTGGTTAT CTTCCGCCTTATTCTACAGTTCCATACCTTGGGCAGTAATAATCCCGATCTTCGCTTACTATTTCGgaagaaaaaaaacagaaattattCTCTGCTTCGACACATTGATCAGCAGCGTTATTTTGTACTATAGTACATCACCAAGTCAGATTATTGTCAGTCAGATAATAATTGGTATGTTACCTGCCGGCCATCTCACTATTTCTTTAATGGTGTTAACAGAATATTTTTCACCAAGATATAGAGGCATTTTTATGACTGTCAAATCGGCGACTGTATTCTGGGGAATATGGATGTCAAACGCCATCGGAACGTATTTTCATTGGAATAATATTGCAATACTGAGCCTTGTCTGCAGTACATACACTTTAAGTACAATATTATGGACGGAGTCCCCGTACTGGCTTGCGTCTAAAGGCCGCTTTAGAGAGTGTGTTGAAACACACCGGTGGTTAAAAGGAACTGATGCTGAATCAGAGGAAGAGCTTAAACGTCTCATTGATTATCATAAATCGCAATTTAATTCATGTGATAAAAGtcctattttaatgttaaaaccGATGTTTAACGCGATTACAGAAACTAGATTTTATAAACCCCTACTGATTGCTTCGTTGACAATTTGTTTATACCAAATATCCGGAAAATTTGCATTTAGTATCTATGCGATAAGgatattaaaagatataaCTGTAAGTGAATGGACAGCTTACAATGGTATGTTGATTTTGGATGGAATAACCATACTTGGTATGTATGTAGGTTCatcattttcaaaatttctgaAACGGCGAACAATGATTTTGTTCGCGTCATCGCTTGGCGCtgcgtttttattattattatctgtgtatttatatttaattgaattcgGAATTTTATCAGAAAATAAGtttgtttctatatttctATTAGCTTCGTACTCTGTGTCGATGAGCTGTGGTCCGATGATTATGTCTTTGTGTATATGTGGTGAGTTATCACCGTTACAGAATAGAAGCCTTTTCTTTtgtgtattatgtattattttcaatagtcTTATGGCAGTGACGATAAAATTATcgccatatttatttaaatcggtTGGTCTTAGCGGCTCATTTCTATTCTATGGAATCGGTTCTTATGCAGTCATTGGATTACTTTACAAGTACTTACCggaaacaaaagataaaactATTCTCGAAGTACAAAAGTATTTTGAAGgaaatgtttgtattaaagaAGAAAATGAAGTTATGTTAACAGAACGCCGATTAGTGGAAACACATCCTGTGACTAAGTAG